Genomic window (Armatimonadota bacterium):
CTACGACTATAAAGTCGACGGATCGGCCAAGGTCGAGACGATCACCGTTACGAACACGTCGACTCCCCCTCTGAGCAGCGACAACTGGTACATCGGCGTCACCAGTCCGGGCGGAGCGGTGTTCACCGAATCGCACTCGGTCAGCACGATCCCGGGCGAATTCTCCGGCAACGGTGCGACGGTGTGGCCGAACGGGACGACCTTCCGGGTCTTCGCGCCGAACGCCCAGCAGGTCAACGTCGCGGGGACGTTCAACAACTGGAGCACGTCCGCCGCGAAGCTCCAAGCCGAAGGCAACGGCTGGTATTCGCTCGACGTCCGCAACGTCAAGCACGGCCAGCAGTACAAGTTCGTCGTCACCTACAACGGCCAGCAACTCTGGAAGAACGACCCTTGGGCCAAGCAATTGACCAACTCGACGGGCAACTCCGTCGTCTACGACCAGGCCAAGTACGCCTGGCAGACCCAGAACTTTCAAACCCCCGCGTGGAACAGCGCCGTCATCTATGAGATGCACGTCGGGGCGTTCAACCCGACCCAGAGCGGGAAGGTCGGCACGCTCGCCATGGCCGAACAGAAGCTCGCCTACCTCCAAGACCTCGGCGTCAACCTCATCGAGCTGATGCCCGTCAACGAGTTCCCTGGCGACTTTTCGTGGGGCTACAACCCGAGCTACCCGTGGTCGGTCGAATCGGCCTATGGCGGCCCTGACGCCCTCAAGCGCTTCGTCGACCAGGCCAACGCGCGCGGCATCGGCGTCCTCCTCGACGTCGTGCACAACCATTGGGGCCCGAACGACATGGACGTCTGGCGGTTCGACGGTTGGAGCCAGGGCCAATGGGGCGGACTGTTCTTCTACAACGACCAGCGCGGCAACACGCCCTGGGGTTGGACCCGGCCCGACTACGGCCGCGGCGAAGTCCGGAGCTACATCCGCGACAACCAGGCGATGTGGGCGCAGGACTTCCGCGTGTCCGGCTTCAGGTGGGACTCGACGCTCAACATGCGCGTCACCGACTGGGGCGACAACCCCGACGGCTGGAGCCTGCTCCAATGGCTCAACGACTCGCTCGACCAGAGTCAGCCGTGGAAGATCAACATCGCCGAAGACCTCCAGAACAACGCTTGGCTGACGAAGACCACCGGAGCGGGCGGCGCCGGTTTCGACAGTCAATGGAGCAACTTCGTCCACACCGTCCGGTCGACCATGACCACCCCGGACGACAACGCCCGCGACATGAACGCCGTCGCCAACGTCCTCAACGAGCGGTTCAACGGCGACGCCTTCCAGCGCGTCGTCTATAGCGAGAACCACGACGAGGACGCCAACGGCCACCAGCGCCTGCCGAACGAGATCGACATCGGCAACCCCGCGAGCTACTGGGCGCAAAAGCGCTCGACCCTCGCCGCCGGGCTCGTCTTCACCGCTCCTGGGATCCCCATGATCTTCCAAGGGCAGGAGTTCCTCGAGAGCGGCTGGTTCGACGATGACCGCCCGCTCGACTGGACCAAGACGACGACCTTCGCCGGCATCCGCCAGATGTATAAAGACATGATCGCCCTGCGCAAGAACGCGGGCGGCGCATCGGCCGGCCTCTCGGGCCAAGGGATGAACCTCCACCACCGGAACGTGGCGGGCAAGGTGATCGCGTTCCACCGATACGACCAAGGAGGCTCAGGCGACGACGTCGTCTGTGTGTTCAATTTCAAGAACACGACCTACAACGACTACCGCATCGGCCTCCCGAGGGGAGGAGGCTGGTCGGTCGCGCTCAACTCCGACTGGAACGGTTACTCAAGCCTCTTCGGCGACCTCTTCAGCCCGGACTTCCAGGCCGACGCCCAAGCGTATGACGGCATGCCCGTCAGCGGCCGCGTCAACCTCGCGCCGTACAGCTTCCTGATCCTGACCAAAGACTGACGCCGCCCGGCGTTCAGGACTTGGTGCCGAGGCCGAGCTCGATCTCGCGGGCGAGACGGTATCCGGCCAGCGTTGCCGCCTTGCGGCAGAAGTCCGCCTGCTTCGCGCGGTAGGCGTCGCTCGGTTTGCCGTCCTTGTCGACCCCTGTGTAGACCAGGCCTTGGGCGTTCTTGGCGCCCGCGGCGATCCAGGTCGCGAACTCCATGTTCTCCACGTCGGTCGAGACGGGCCCCGCCGTCTTCGACCAGCGCTGGGAGACGTCCTCGATCGAGTCCGACTCGCCCTTCGCCTTGTCCGCGGCGATCGCGTTCTCGATCCCTTGGTCCCAGAAGAAGTGCAGGTTCGCCATGCGGTCGGGATTGTCGGGATAGCCGATGCCGAGCTTGAAGAAGTTGCCGCCCGCGTCTCCGCGCGGGTCGAACTTGTAGCTGCTCACGCAATGAAGCGGCTGATGGAGGTCGCCGACGACGTGGGTGATCCAGTAGAGCCACCAGCACTGTGTCTTGCGGTCTTTGGGGTCTTGCCGTCCGAGGATCGCGAACTCGTAGCGCGCGGAGGTCAAAGCGATGAGGGCGTTGCTGCCCTCGACTCCGGGCGTCGCGCCCTGGAAGTCGATGGGGACGTCGAAGTAGTGCCACCGCTTGCAGCGGTGCGACTCGCGGTCGGTGTCGTCTTCCTGATGGCCGGGTTGGAACCGGGCGTTCCAGACCTTGATCTCGGGCTCGTAGATCCCGTCCTTGTGCTCCTTGATCCAGTCCGCCCAGGTCGCGGCCGAGCGGAACGCGGCCCGCACGTCCTTCTCGCTGTCGCCCGCGGGCTGAAAGGGTGCGTCGCCGGCCTTGAGGATCGCCGCGATCTCCTTCTTCGCGCCGTCCGAAAGCTGCGTCCAGGCGATGTCGGCGATCTGTTCGTGCCCCCGGCCGAGCCAGGCGTGCGCAGGGGCGGCGGCGAGGGTCAGGACGAGCGGGAGAAGGCGTTTCATGGAGCTTCCCCAGTTTGACGGGCGGAAGTGAAGGGTGGAGGTCGGAGTCCTAGGGGCAGGGTCGCTCTTGGCGCTAACGGACTTGGGGGGTCGAGCTCCTGCGAAAGCGGTCGGTGGGACGACCAAGGGTGACCATTTGTCAGGTGGTCAGGACAAGGTGATGGTCGGAAGGAAGCCTGCCCCGAGCGCATCGCTCCGAGCCGTGTCGAGGGACGAGGGGTGCTCCTGTGTCCTGGTTGGCTGCCTCCAGACTCCGGACAACCGTCTCACGCCGCGCGCCGCCGGACCTCGTCTGCCGGCCAACGCAAGCGACCGCGATTCTGGAAAGGCTGCGATAGAATGAAAGCACGATGTCCGCTGTCCTCGCCGCCGCGATCGTCCTCGCGCCGCAGGGCGCACCTGGCGTCAAGTATTGGACACTGGACGACTTCACGGTCGGTGCGTATACCAAAACGTTGACCATGGGGTCAGACTACAAGGCCATCTTCGGCCTGGACAAGCGGCACTGCATCTTTGGCCAGCGAAGGACGAAAATGCAGGTCAACGGCAACGACGGCGTCCCGCTGACCCTCAACGTTGGAAACGGCGAGCAGAAGCTTTCATCACCTGCGCCCACAGTCTGGAACTTCAACATCGAATATGGGGGGGACGGCAGTTTCGAGATGGACCTGTCGACAGTCGACAGGTTCTTGGTGGACTACTACACCGTCCCGGCGAACAAGATCGCCGACACCTGGATCCTGTACGTCATGGACAAAAACGGGCAGGGAGCGAGCAACGGTTCATTCCACGGGGGGAACCCGAAAGGAATTCTGTTCCGCAAGTCCGAGTTTTCCGGCACGGCTGATTGGAGGCACGTCGTGTACTTTCGGTTCAGGCAGGATTTTTTCCAGTGGCCCAACCCGACGACCTACTCGGTGACGAGGCTGCACGCGACGATCTTGCCGGGGGCGACGCCCCCGGCAAGACTCGTCTCGCCGTTCGGCGGCTGACTTACCCCTTCGCCGTGTCGATCGTCTTCATGCAGATCCAGCGGCGGGTGGCCTGACCTTGGGTGACCTCCCGATGGGTGGCCGGGCTGAAACGGGATGGTCCGTGCCCGTTTGCAGCCCGGTTCCGAAGGAACTTGCCTTCGTCGCCCGTTCTGCAAGTAAGGATCTCGCGGCCACGGGTCGGTTCTGCCCCGCTTGGTGCACCGGCCGTCCCATTCCAGGTGTGTTGCTGCCTCCAGACTCCGGACACCACCTCACACCGAGCGCCGCCGGACTTAGTCTGGAGGCTTCGTCCGCACCGGCTCACAACGCGCGGTTTCACGGGCCGGTCTGATGCGGCGCCCTTGCCCCGGCCTGCAACGGTCTCCGGTCCGGCGGGATGAAGCGTGGACACCGTTGCCAGACCGGGTTACCCGTCCGGATCCGACGGAACCGAGTCTGGAGGCGGCGACGAAGAGGGCTGCGTGCCGGGAATAGCCCCTCATTCCTCGGAATGACCGCTCATTCCTCTCCTTCAGTCGGCTATTCCACTCCTTCAGTCGGCCATTCCACTCCTTCACTCGGCTATTCCTCTCCTTCACTCGGCTATTCCTCTCCTTCAGTCGGCTATTCCACTCCTTCACCGGACTGTTCCTTTCCTTCATCGGGCCATTCCCCTCCTTCGCTCGGCCATTCCTCTCCCTCATCGGGCACTTGGTTTCCATGGGGGCCCGCTTCCTCGGGATGGACAGACCGTTCCTCGACCGCACCTTGCCGAGTTGCCGCTACCAGACTCGGATCCGACTTCAGCGGACGGGTGGCCCGGTCTGGCAATGCGCCATGTCGAGCCTTCCGTGCGCGAATGTCCTGTTGCAGACCGGGTCAACGACGTCACCACGGATCCCGCAGGAGCTCGACCCTCCAGGGCTCGGTCCGACCTCAGCGAACTGCGATCCCCGGATCGCCTGCGACGATCCGGCCGATCCGGACCGAACCCTCGACCGGCCCGCGGCTGCAGACGGCGAGGCCGCCGCTCGTTTGAGGGTCGCAGATGACGTCCGGAACCCAGGCCGGCACGTCCGCACTGAACGCCAGACGCTCGCCCACGAAGCGGCGGTTGGCGTCTCCCCCTGCGGTCGTCCACCCTTCGGCCGCAAGCCGCGCGACCTCGGGCAGCAGCGGCAAGGCGGACGCCTCGATCTCGACCGCGACCCGGGAGGCGCGGGCGATGTTGGACAGATGGCCGATAAGGCCGAAGCCCGTCACGTCGGTCGCGCACCTCGCACCGGCGGCGAGGGCCGCGTCCCGCGCGGCCGCGTTGAGGGTCGTCATGTGGCGGACCGCCTCGGCGAGGATCTCGGGCGGACAGGCGTCGTTCTTCGCCGCGGTCGTGACGATGCCTGTCCCTAAAGGCTTCGAGAGCCAGACGTCGTCGCCCGGACGGGCTTGGTCGTTGCGGAGGGCGCGCTCAGGGTCGACGAGCCCCGTCACCGACATTCCGAACTTCGGCTCGCTGTCCTTGACCGTGTGACCGCCGACGAGGACGGCCCCCGCTTCGACCGTCTTCTCGTGCATCCCCTGCACCACCGCCGCCCAGACGTCGGGCGGGGCGAGGTCGGGGTCGAAGCAGCAGACGTTCATCGCCGTCAGCGGCCGCCCGCCCATCGCGTAGACGTCGGAGAGCGAGTTCGTGGCGGCGATGCGGCCGTAATCGGAAGGGTCGTCGACGACGGGCGTGAAGAAGTCGATGGTCTGGACGAGGGCCTGGCCGCCGGGCAGCACGAAGACCCCGGCGTCGTCGGACGTTTCGAAACCGACGATCAGGCCAGGGTCGGCGCTTCGCGGCAAACGGCCGAGGACCTCGGCCAGCTGGGCTTGCCCCAGCTTGCTCGCTCAACCGGCGCAGGCGACCATGTGCGTCAGACGCATGCGCGCATTTTGGCGCAAGAGGGGTGAGCCGAACGGCCGCGCCAGACCGTATAGTGCGAAGAGAGGACACATGAGACCCCTTCTTCTTGCCGGCTTCGCCGCCCTCGCCGCCGCCGCGTGCGCCGGCCCGGACTTCACGCTCGGCTACAGCAAGACCTCGGGCATGGCGGGCGCGGGCCTCGCCCTCCGTTACGAGGGCACGGGCGCCTATCCGACCAACCCCGCGGGTCTGGCCTACATGCAGAAGTTCCGCCTGACCAACCTCGACGTCGGCTACGTCCTCGACGGGGTCAACTTCCGCGAAGCGAACGACCTGATCAAGAACTCGAGCAAGGGCGGCATCAGCCCAGACGACCTCTCGCAGATCGCGAAGGATTTCGGCGGCCACGACGCGAGCTTCGGTCTTAACGCGCGGATCGGTGCGGGGTCGAGCGGCATCAACGTCGGCTTCGAAGGCAAAGCCCTGGCCCGCACCACGCCGAACGCGCAATTGAAGCAGTGGGCGGACGCGGGCGCGGACGTCAACAACCCGGTTCCGGGCATGCGGCTCGACGGGCACGGCTACGGGTACACGAGCTTCAACGTCGGTTATGGCCGGCCCGTGACCACGAAAGACGGGACGGCGATGGCGGTCGGCGCGCAGATGCGTTTCCTGCGGAGCTATTACACGCACCATTTCGTCGACCAGAACCAGATCTTGAACGGAGGGTCGACGGCCGCGAGCGAGATGGGCGGGGACGACGTGCTCAGCAAGACGGGCGTGGGCGTGGACCTGGGCTGGCACATGGAGTCCAAGGGCGACAAGCGGGTCGAGTACGCGGTCGTCCTGACGAACCTGATCAAGCCGAACGTCGGCTTCGAAGGCACGGAGCCAGGGTCGCTGACGCCGACGACGATCGACCCGTTCGAGCGCTCGATCAATTTCGGGATCGGCTTCACGGGCGAGAAGGGCCAGGTCGCGGCGCTGGACGTGATCAACGTCGGGACGCACTACGCGGACGTGCGTATGGGGGTCGACGTGCCGTTGTCGCAGCAGTTCGGCGCGCGGGCGGGCTACTCAGGACGAGGGGGGTTCACCGCGGGCGTGACTCTGTTCAACGTGAGCCTCACCTTCGGTACGACGAACACGTTCCAGGCGGGCACGTTCTTCCGGTTCTGACCGGCTTAGGTTCTGGGTGCCGATTATCCAAGGGTCGCAGAGAGCTCTGCGACCGCTTGCTCCTTTGTCCTTAGTGCCGCTATGGCTTCGTCCGGGCTGACAGGCTGAAAGACGACGTCTTCGCCCGGGCGGAGTTGGGCGAGGATCGGAACGTCCGCCTGGCAGACGACCCCGACCGTGTCGTAGCCGCCGATGGTCGGGCCGTCGGGGCCGTGCACGAGGAGTTGGCCGTCGGGAGTGGCTTGGACGCACCCGACGACGGTCGGCCGGCTCAGCCCGTCGCCTGCCGTCTCGATCCGGTGCTCAGGCTCGAGGCGCAGTCCGACCCGGTCGATGCGGTTCGTCACTCGCGCCTTGGTCAGCGACCCGGGGACCTCGGTGATGACGCGAAGGACCGAGGGTGTAGCGTGTTTCCAGAGGGGCTTGGCGCGGACCGCCGCCGGGTGCTCGCGAGACGTCTGAGACGACCATGTCTCAGGCTCGGCCAGGCGAAACCCTCCATGGGCGGCCATGTAGGCGCGCAGCCCCTCCGTCGTCGGCCGAACCGCCAGCTGCTGACCGGCTCTGACGTAGAGCCGGGAGTCGGGAGCCACGTCGAGACCGTCCAAAGACAAGCGGTGTCCGAGTCCTGTCCAAGCCAGCCAACCGGCCTCCAGAACGTCAGCCTCGATCGAGGCAAGGGCCAGCTCGCAGACGGGATCGAACGGGGCGTTGTCCAGCATGGCGTTGGCCAAGCGGCTCGCACCCGTGTCGAACGGGCCTCCCGTCGGGACGCCGAAATGCCGCACGCCCAAGGCGGGCGCGCTTTGAAGCGAGACCGCGCCAGTGGTCGTCCGGACCTTCAGACGCACGGGGCCACCCGGTACTCGTCCGTTTCCAGCGCCGTCTTGACGGCCCGCAACAGCTCATAGGCTCCTGGCGTGTCCCCATGGACACAGAGAGAATCGACCCGGTCGGCAAGTTCAAGCGCTTGCGCGGCGGCGAGGGTCGGTTCGCACAACAAAGAACCTGGCTGGGAGCGGGGGACAAGATGGCCGTCGGACGTATAGGCACGGTCGGCGAACCCTTCGGAGAAAAACGGCACGCCTCCGGACCGAGCGATGTCCTCGTGCAGCGTTCCCGGCAACCCGAGAAGCGGCAACCCGCACGCACGCAGGACGTCGGACATCAGGTCGGCGACGTCTTCGCGGCGCGCGGAGGCGTTGTACAGCTCGCCGTGCGGT
Coding sequences:
- a CDS encoding S1/P1 nuclease, translated to MKRLLPLVLTLAAAPAHAWLGRGHEQIADIAWTQLSDGAKKEIAAILKAGDAPFQPAGDSEKDVRAAFRSAATWADWIKEHKDGIYEPEIKVWNARFQPGHQEDDTDRESHRCKRWHYFDVPIDFQGATPGVEGSNALIALTSARYEFAILGRQDPKDRKTQCWWLYWITHVVGDLHQPLHCVSSYKFDPRGDAGGNFFKLGIGYPDNPDRMANLHFFWDQGIENAIAADKAKGESDSIEDVSQRWSKTAGPVSTDVENMEFATWIAAGAKNAQGLVYTGVDKDGKPSDAYRAKQADFCRKAATLAGYRLAREIELGLGTKS
- the selD gene encoding selenide, water dikinase SelD, whose product is MCPLFALYGLARPFGSPLLRQNARMRLTHMVACAGUASKLGQAQLAEVLGRLPRSADPGLIVGFETSDDAGVFVLPGGQALVQTIDFFTPVVDDPSDYGRIAATNSLSDVYAMGGRPLTAMNVCCFDPDLAPPDVWAAVVQGMHEKTVEAGAVLVGGHTVKDSEPKFGMSVTGLVDPERALRNDQARPGDDVWLSKPLGTGIVTTAAKNDACPPEILAEAVRHMTTLNAAARDAALAAGARCATDVTGFGLIGHLSNIARASRVAVEIEASALPLLPEVARLAAEGWTTAGGDANRRFVGERLAFSADVPAWVPDVICDPQTSGGLAVCSRGPVEGSVRIGRIVAGDPGIAVR
- a CDS encoding alpha amylase C-terminal domain-containing protein, which produces MATAQTGVGPALGIGTTVAAGQWVSKTVKPTDVQGKLVVSFTSLKGDADVYLKRGSQPTLTSYDYKVDGSAKVETITVTNTSTPPLSSDNWYIGVTSPGGAVFTESHSVSTIPGEFSGNGATVWPNGTTFRVFAPNAQQVNVAGTFNNWSTSAAKLQAEGNGWYSLDVRNVKHGQQYKFVVTYNGQQLWKNDPWAKQLTNSTGNSVVYDQAKYAWQTQNFQTPAWNSAVIYEMHVGAFNPTQSGKVGTLAMAEQKLAYLQDLGVNLIELMPVNEFPGDFSWGYNPSYPWSVESAYGGPDALKRFVDQANARGIGVLLDVVHNHWGPNDMDVWRFDGWSQGQWGGLFFYNDQRGNTPWGWTRPDYGRGEVRSYIRDNQAMWAQDFRVSGFRWDSTLNMRVTDWGDNPDGWSLLQWLNDSLDQSQPWKINIAEDLQNNAWLTKTTGAGGAGFDSQWSNFVHTVRSTMTTPDDNARDMNAVANVLNERFNGDAFQRVVYSENHDEDANGHQRLPNEIDIGNPASYWAQKRSTLAAGLVFTAPGIPMIFQGQEFLESGWFDDDRPLDWTKTTTFAGIRQMYKDMIALRKNAGGASAGLSGQGMNLHHRNVAGKVIAFHRYDQGGSGDDVVCVFNFKNTTYNDYRIGLPRGGGWSVALNSDWNGYSSLFGDLFSPDFQADAQAYDGMPVSGRVNLAPYSFLILTKD